Proteins encoded in a region of the Syntrophorhabdaceae bacterium genome:
- a CDS encoding isochorismatase family protein, which yields MAGKWGVIVIDLQGDFTEWKQGSLAVPGSDEDYVRSVEEATRLLKELHLPVFGTQDWHPPDHVSFATSHPGKRPFETTLVNGTVQELWPPHCIQGTENARIVIDNNLFLAVVKKAQDRMTESYSGFQHGHELHNILRINEIEKVIVYGLAADFCVKATSLNLAAANYPTVVVEDLCRSVSPHTAAAAVDEMRRKGVRVISAIEEMIEEIRDTVDKTGIERERSPRHCPCPGKDC from the coding sequence ATGGCCGGGAAATGGGGTGTCATTGTCATCGACCTGCAGGGCGACTTTACCGAGTGGAAACAAGGGAGCCTGGCGGTTCCCGGCTCTGATGAAGATTACGTGAGAAGCGTCGAAGAGGCCACGCGGCTGCTGAAAGAGCTTCACCTCCCTGTTTTTGGCACCCAGGACTGGCACCCTCCCGATCACGTGTCCTTTGCCACGAGCCATCCGGGCAAAAGACCCTTTGAAACGACGCTTGTCAACGGAACAGTTCAAGAACTCTGGCCGCCTCATTGCATACAGGGGACGGAAAATGCCCGTATCGTTATAGACAATAACCTTTTTCTTGCAGTGGTAAAGAAGGCGCAGGACCGGATGACCGAATCATACTCCGGCTTTCAGCACGGGCACGAGCTTCACAACATACTGCGGATAAACGAAATAGAGAAAGTCATAGTCTATGGGCTTGCAGCCGATTTTTGCGTAAAGGCCACGTCCCTCAACCTCGCTGCGGCGAACTACCCGACGGTTGTTGTTGAGGATCTTTGCCGATCCGTATCTCCCCATACGGCCGCGGCCGCTGTCGACGAAATGCGACGCAAAGGGGTGCGCGTCATAAGCGCAATTGAAGAGATGATAGAGGAGATTCGCGACACCGTGGATAAGACGGGGATCGAGCGAGAAAGATCTCCCAGGCATTGTCCTTGCCCGGGAAAAGATTGCTAA